In Cynocephalus volans isolate mCynVol1 chromosome 13, mCynVol1.pri, whole genome shotgun sequence, a genomic segment contains:
- the ING2 gene encoding inhibitor of growth protein 2: MLGQQQQLYSSATLLTGERSRLLTCYVQDYLECVESLPHDMQRNVSVLRELDNKYQETLKEIDDVYEKYKKEDDSNQKKRLQQHLQRALINSQELGDEKIQIVTQMLELVENRARQMELHSQCFQDPTESERASDKAKMDSSQPERSSRRPRRQRTSESRDLCHITNGIEDCDDQPPKEKKSKSAKKKKRSKAKQEREASPVEFAIDPNEPTYCLCNQVSYGEMIGCDNEQCPIEWFHFSCVSLTYKPKGKWYCPKCRGDNEKTMDKSTEKTKKDRRSR; the protein is encoded by the exons ATGTtagggcagcagcagcaactgtACTCGTCGGCCACGCTCCTGACTGGGGAGCGGAGCCGGCTCCTCACCTGCTACGTGCAGGACTACCTCGAGTGCGTGGAGTCGCTGCCCCACGACATGCAGAGGAACGTGTCTGTGCTGCGAGAGCTGGACAACAAATATCAAG AAACATTAAAGGAAATTGATGATGTctatgaaaaatataagaaagaagaTGATTCAAACCAGAAGAAACGCCTACAGCAGCACCTACAGAGAGCATTAATCAATAGTCAAGAATTGGGAGATGAAAAAATTCAGATTGTCACACAAATGCTCGAATTGGTGGAAAATCGGGCaagacaaatggaattacattcacagtgcttTCAAGATCCTACTGAAAGTGAACGAGCCTCAGATAAAGCAAAGATGGATTCCAGCCAACCAGAAAGATCTTCGAGAAGACCCCGCAGACAGCGAACCAGTGAAAGTCGTGATTTATGTCACATAACAAATGGAATTGAAGACTGTGATGATCAGCCacctaaagaaaagaaatccaagtCAGCCAAGAAAAAGAAACGCTCTAAGGCCAAGCAGGAAAGGGAAGCTTCACCTGTTGAGTTTGCAATAGATCCCAATGAACCTACCTACTGTTTATGTAACCAAGTGTCTTATGGGGAAATGATAGGATGTGACAATGAACAGTGTCCTATTGAATGGtttcatttttcatgtgtttcaCTTACTTATAAACCAAAGGGGAAATGGTATTGCCCAAAGTGCAGGGGAGATAATGAGAAAACAATGGACAAAagtactgaaaaaacaaaaaaggatagAAGATCAAGGTAG